A region from the Lycium barbarum isolate Lr01 chromosome 8, ASM1917538v2, whole genome shotgun sequence genome encodes:
- the LOC132607161 gene encoding splicing factor U2af small subunit B-like, with amino-acid sequence MAEHLASIFGTEKDRVNCPFYFKIGACRHGDRCSRLHTKPSISPTLVLSNMYQRPDMITPGVDPQGQPLDPRQIQRHFEDFYEDLFEELSKYGEIENLNICDNLADHMVGNVYVQFREEDHAASALQNLTGRFYAGRPIIVDFSPVTDFREATCRQYEENVCNRGGYCNFMHLKKISRELRRQLFGKSSRRRHSRSRSRSPRGNRNYEERPHGGGGGGRGFGRRGGGGDRYPDRGDRGRRPRSRSPGRRSGHSRSPGGRRNRSPIREGSEERRAKIEQWNREKEEAGSGRNHGGSTRSRQDREDSAERRAKIEQWNREKEEAESAKYNNFDAADNGRNDGGDHYGEQFDDDYPKQQ; translated from the exons ATGGCGGAGCATTTGGCTTCTATATTCGGTACAGAGAAAGACAGAGTGAATTGTCCTTTCTATTTTAAGATCGGTGCTTGTCGGCATGGTGACAGGTGTTCTAGGCTGCACACGAAACCTAGCATTAGTCCGACATTAGTTCTGTCTAACATGTATCAGCGACCTGATATGATTACACCTGGTGTTGACCCTCAGGGTCAGCCTCTTGACCCTCGCCAGATCCAACGCCACTtcgag GATTTCTATGAGGATTTGTTTGAAGAACTTAGCAAGTATGGAGAGATTGAAAACCTTAACATCTGTGACAATTTAGCTGACCACATG GTTGGTAATGTTTATGTCCAGTTTAGAGAGGAAGATCATGCTGCAAGTGCTCTTCAGAATCTTACTGGAAGATTTTACGCAG gaCGTCCAATCATTGTCGACTTCTCCCCAGTGACTGATTTTCGGGAAGCCACTTGTAGACAGTATGAGGAAAATGTATGTAACCGAGGTGGCTATTGCAACTTCATGCATCTGAAAAAGATAAGCAG GGAGCTGAGGCGTCAATTATTTGGGAAGAGTAGTAGGCGAAGGCACAGCCGCAGTAGAAGCCGAAGCCCGCGTGGTAATCGCAATTATGAAGAGCGTCCACATGGAGGTGGAGGTGGAGGCCGTGGTTTTGGTAGAAGAGGTGGAGGAGGTGATCGCTACCCGGATAGAGGTGATAGAGGGAGGAGGCCTAGAAGCAGAAGTCCTGGACGAAGGAGCGGACACAGCAGAAGTCCTGGGGGCAGGAGAAATAGAAGTCCGATTAGGGAAGGAAGTGAAGAGAGAAGAGCAAAGATTGAGCAATGGAACAGGGAAAAGGAAGAGGCGGGATCTGGGAGGAATCATGGCGGTAGTACACGTAGTAGGCAAGACAGGGAAGACAGTGCTGAGAGGAGGGCAAAAATTGAGCAATGGAATAGGGAGAAAGAAGAGGCAGAATCTGCTAAATACAATAATTTTGATGCTGCTGATAATGGCAGGAATGATGGTGGTGATCACTATGGAGAACAGTTTGATGATGATTACCCGAAGCAGCAGTAG
- the LOC132607160 gene encoding enolase, with the protein MATIKSVKARQIFDSRGNPTVEVDVHLSNGVWARAAVPSGASTGIYEALELRDGGSDYLGKGVSKAVNNVNSIIAPSLIGKDATDQTGIDNFMVHQLDGTQNEWGWCKQKLGANAILAVSLAVCKAGAAVKNIPLYKHIADLAGNKKLVLPVPAFNVINGGSHAGNKLAMQEFMILPVGASSFKEAMKMGCEVYHHLKAVIKKKYGQDATNVGDEGGFAPNIQENKEGLELLKTAIDKAGYTGKVVIGMDVAASEFYGKDKTYDLNFKEENNNGSQKISGDQLKDLYKSFVSEYPIVSIEDPFDQDDWETYAKLTAEIGEKVQIVGDDLLVTNPKRVSKAIEGKACNALLLKVNQIGSVTESIEAVKMSKRAGWGVMTSHRSGETEDTFIADLAVGLSTGQIKTGAPCRSERLAKYNQLLRIEEELGSDAVYAGASFRVPVEPY; encoded by the exons ATGGCAACTATTAAATCCGTTAAGGCACGACAGATCTTTGACAGTCGTGGTAATCCTACGGTTGAG GTTGATGTACATTTGTCAAATGGTGTTTGGGCTAGAGCTGCTGTTCCTAGTGGGGCATCTACTG GAATCTATGAGGCCCTCGAATTGAGGGATGGAGGGTCCGACTACCTGGGAAAGGGTGTTTCTAAG GCTGTTAACAATGTCAACTCAATTATTGCTCCATCTCTCATTGGCAAG GATGCAACTGACCAGACTGGTATTGATAACTTTATGGTTCATCAGCTTGATGGAACTCAAAATGAGTGGGGCTGGTGCAAGCAGAAG CTTGGCGCAAATGCCATACTTGCTGTGTCGCTGGCAGTGTGCAAAGCTGGTGCTGCTGTCAAGAACATTCCGCTTTATAAG CATATTGCTGACCTTGCCGGTAACAAGAAGTTGGTGTTGCCGGTTCCTGCTTTCAATGTGATCAACGGTGGATCTCATGCTGGAAACAAACTTGCAATGCAG GAATTTATGATTCTTCCTGTTGGAGCTTCTAGTTTCAAGGAGGCTATGAAGATGGGTTGTGAAGTATATCATCATTTGAAG gcTGTGATTAAGAAGAAGTATGGACAAGATGCCACAAATGTCGGTGATGAGGGTGGTTTCGCTCCTAATATCCAG GAGAATAAGGAGGGTCTTGAATTGCTCAAGACAGCAATTGATAAAGCAGGTTATACTGGAAAA GTTGTTATTGGAATGGATGTCGCTGCATCTGAATTCTATGGAAAGGACAAAACTTATGATCTCAACTTCAAAGAAGAG AACAATAATGGATCACAGAAGATCTCGGGTGACCAGCTCAAAGATTTGTACAAGTCATTTGTGTCGGAGTACCCTATTGTTTCAATTGAAGATCCATTTGACCAAGATGACTGGGAGACCTATGCTAAGCTCACTGCTGAAATTGGGGAGAAAGTACAGATCGTGGGAGATGACCTCCTTGTTACCAATCCTAAG AGGGTTTCCAAGGCAATCGAGGGAAAGGCTTGCAATGCCCTACTTCTTAAG GTTAACCAAATTGGAAGTGTGACTGAGAGTATCGAAGCTGTAAAAATGTCTAAGCGGGCTGGTTGGGGTGTGATGACCAGTCACCGCAG TGGAGAGACAGAGGATACCTTCATTGCTGATCTTGCCGTGGGTTTGTCAACG GGACAAATCAAGACTGGAGCTCCCTGCAGGTCAGAGCGTCTCGCCAAGTACAACCAG CTTTTGAGAATTGAAGAGGAACTTGGATCAGACGCCGTTTATGCTGGAGCAAGCTTCCGTGTACCTGTTGAGCCTTACTAA